The following are encoded in a window of Etheostoma cragini isolate CJK2018 chromosome 7, CSU_Ecrag_1.0, whole genome shotgun sequence genomic DNA:
- the LOC117948184 gene encoding carcinoembryonic antigen-related cell adhesion molecule 6-like yields MTQLSSTASTCAAQWKMWLVKVFSVIYFPAVCAAQGPQNVPPTPTLKLLSPWLDVFENETVMFRCELENNEWMFTWYRDNNRVTYTKDPNLEDVQSYLNITSVTRSHQGGYACKAISEENSENSTGFSNTVNVTVYEKTPQPRVSKVPDFNPMYVGETVNFTCKVHVSSGWEYQWYKDGQKLSDTSETISLHLGLAHQGEYWCKATRGEKTSTDISAKIQLNILEIPSLKPVTPWLDVFPTESVKLSCGMVI; encoded by the exons ATGACTCAACTCAGCAGCACAGCATCTACATGTGCAGCTCAGTGGAAGATGTGGCTTGTCAAGGTCTTCAGTGTCATAT ATTTTCCTGCTGTTTGTGCAGCTCAGGGTCCTCAAAATG TCCCACCTACACCGACTCTCAAGCTGCTGAGTCCCTGGCTGGATGTGTTCGAAAATGAGACTGTGATGTTTAGATGTGAATTGGAAAACAATGAGTGGATGTTCACCTGGTACAGAGATAACAACAGGGTCACATACACTAAGGATCCGAACCTGGAAGATGTCCAATCATATCTCAACATTACCTCAGTCACTCGATCCCATCAAGGAGGCTATGCCTGCAAAGCCATTTCCGaggaaaatagtgaaaatagcACTGGATTCAGCAACACAGTTAACGTCACAGTTTATG aaaaaacaCCACAACCAAGAGTGAGCAAGGTTCCAGATTTTAACCCAATGTATGTTGGAGAAACAGTGAACTTCACTTGCAAAGTTCATGTGTCCTCTGGCTGGGAGTATCAGTGGTACAAAGATGGACAAAAACTCAGTGACACCAGCGAAACCATCAGCCTCCATCTTGGTCTCGCTCATCAGGGGGAATACTGGTGCAAGGCCACCAGAGGTGAAAAAACATCCACAGACATCAGTGCGAAAATACAACTAAATATTCTTG AAATTCCCTCTTTGAAGCCGGTAACACCGTGGTTGGATGTGTTCCCCACTGAGAGTGTGAAATTGAGCTGTGGGATGGTAATCTGA
- the LOC117947646 gene encoding hemicentin-1-like translates to MNSTSDWTYTWDKDGQQVRADDVVSFELNGATLSISSASAGHAGQYNCKGHLKDRSVSSSSSSGLTLKVYDKKPTVILTQYPEYKVMFPGETVSFSCHINVSTGWEYLWYKDSTPLSKSANKYPISSVGTTNKGLYTCTAKRGSDKEFFPVSSQPVHLEVEGNKPKPVMTQQPDVDKVYSGESVSFECKVSLSSGWVYRWYKDETPLQINSSSFNIHDATLSNSGTYKCMAMRDKTAYSTEHSDSRILHVSDIPVPSLNLATPWLDVFPTESVKLSCGMDGTSDWTYIWFNDGKQVEANNIVSFDSDAATLSISSAAALHRGQYSCSGKLKSRSVNSTFSSVQTLGVHGKLLLFFI, encoded by the exons ATGAACAGCACCTCAGACTGGACTTACACGTGGGACAAAGACGGACAGCAGGTCCGAGCTGATGATGTTGTGTCTTTTGAATTGAATGGAGCTACTCTTTCCATCAGCTCTGCTTCAGCTGGACATGCAGGACAATATAACTGCAAAGGACACCTGAAAGACAGGTCGGTCAGCAGCAGCTCTAGTTCTGGACTCACTCTTAAAGTATATG ATAAGAAACCCACTGTCATACTGACGCAGTATCCAGAGTACAAGGTGATGTTCCCTGGAGAGACAGTCTCCTTTAGCTGTCACATTAATGTCTCTACTGGATGGGAGTACCTGTGGTACAAAGATAGCACTCCACTTTCCAAATCTGCAAACAAGTATCCAATCAGCTCAGTTGGAACAACAAACAAGGGGTTATATACATGCACAGCAAAAAGAGGCAGTGATAAAGAGTTCTTCCCCGTCTCCAGTCAGCCTGTACACCTTGAAGTTGAAG GTAACAAGCCTAAGCCCGTGATGACTCAGCAGCCAGATGTTGACAAGGTGTACTCTGGAGAGTCAGTGTCCTTCGAATGTAAAGTTAGCCTCTCGTCTGGTTGGGTGTATCGCTGGTACAAAGATGAAACACCACTCCAAATCAACAGCAGTAGTTTTAACATCCATGATGCCACTTTATCAAACAGTGGGACTTATAAGTGCATGGCCATGAGAGACAAAACAGCGTACAGTACAGAGCACAGTGATTCACGGATCTTACACGTATCTG ATATTCCCGTTCCATCTTTGAACCTGGCAACACCGTGGCTGGATGTGTTCCCCACTGAGAGTGTGAAGTTAAGCTGTGGGATGGACGGCACCTCTGACTGGACATATATATGGTTCAACGACGGAAAGCAGGTCGAGGCAAATAATATTGTATCTTTTGACTCAGATGCAGCTACTCTTTCCATTAGTTCTGCTGCAGCCTTACACCGTGGACAATATAGCTGCTCAGGAAAACTCAAGAGCAGGTCTGTCAACAGCACATTCAGTTCTGTACAGACACTTGGTGTTCACGGTAAGcttcttttattctttatttga
- the LOC117947653 gene encoding uncharacterized protein LOC117947653, translated as MHTGDSVSFSCHINVSSGWEYLWYKDGSPLAVSGNNHTISSVVRTNTGSYQCRVKRGSNTVFFSDQSQAVRLDIEERPLADIILVTGWSEVFSTDSLVLKCRVQESQHIWNYTWFKEGQPINLLSEKHTVTPEDDPEQSKYSCQGIRTGRPSYSKTSDLFKTKNLLLKRRVLLSISGCIFFGIIAIFIGCIVLRVIRKPGNGEDKPEEAELFLTMAQLKDHDNAPCPVVQYITDAELNASSKKEADENGTISGDTTPLPISSQEDQAMTSENHDTTENNGGLVSFKQ; from the exons ATGCATACTGGAGATTCAGTTTCCTTTAGCTGTCACATTAATGTCTCTTCTGGATGGGAGTACCTGTGGTACAAAGATGGCAGTCCCCTTGCCGTATCTGGAAACAATCACACCATCAGTTCTGTTGTGAGAACAAACACTGGATCATATCAATGCAGAGTTAAAAGAGGAAGTAATACAGTCTTCTTCTCAGACCAGAGTCAGGCTGTGAGACTTGACATCGAGG AACGCCCATTAGCAGATATAATTCTCGTAACTGGGTGGTCTGAGGTCTTCTCTACTGACAGCTTGGTACTCAAATGTAGGGTGCAAGAAAGCCAACACATATGGAACTACACATG GTTTAAAGAGGGGCAACCAATCAATCTGCTCTCTGAAAAACATACAGTCACACCGGAGGATGACCCAGAGCAGAGCAAGTACTCCTGCCAGGGCATTCGCACAGGAAGACCTTCTTACTCAAAAACCAGTGATTTGTTCAAGACCAAGAACCTTC tTTTGAAGAGGAGGGTGCTTCTTTCCATCTCTGGCTGTATCTTCTTTGGCATCATTGCCATTTTCATTGGATGCATTGTCCTCAGAGTCATCCGCAAACCAG GTAATGGTGAAGACAAGCCAGAGGAGGCAGAGCTGTTTCTCACCATGGCTCAGCTAAAGGACCATGATA ATGCACCCTGTCCAGTGGTTCAGTACATCACAGATGCAGAATTGAATGCTTCATCTAAAAAAG AAGCAGACGAGAATGGCACGATTTCCGGCGACACAACGCCGTTACCAATATCCTCGCAGGAGGACCAAG CCATGACGAGTGAGAACCATgatacaacagaaaacaatggtGGACTGGTTTCCTTTAAACAATGA